A single genomic interval of Electrophorus electricus isolate fEleEle1 chromosome 2, fEleEle1.pri, whole genome shotgun sequence harbors:
- the kcnc1b gene encoding potassium voltage-gated channel subfamily C member 1b isoform X2, which produces MGQGDEKDRIVINVGGIKHQTYRGTLRTLPGTRLAWLAEPDAPNNFDYDAKIGEFFFDRHPGVFAHILNYYRTGKLHCPADVCGPLYEEELAFWGIDETDVEPCCWMTYRQHREAEEALVSFGGGALDIGHEEPEADGITEAAEGDEGVEMTRRLAQGDSPDNRSGRWNRWQKKIWALFEDPYSSKYARWIAFASLFFILVSITTFCLETHEAFNPIINRTEIEVVDNVTVEHIYPETETMVQLMYIEGICVIWFTFEFLIRVTFCPDKLKFIKNALNIIDFVAILPFYLEVGLSGLSSKAAKDVLGFLRVVRFVRILRIFKLTRHFVGLRVLGHTLRASTNEFILLIIFLALGVLIFATMIYYAERIGANPNDPRASEHTHFKNIPIGFWWAVVTMTTLGYGDMYPQTTSGMLVGALCALAGVLTIAMPVPVIVNNFGMYYSLAMAKQKLPKKKSKHIPRAPQLGSPNYCKSAINSPRPSTRSDSCPLAQEEVSEIRYQDFKVNGEASKAALANEDCPHIDQAVSPEEVFSPVDRERPCFLLTSGERGNHIGARVRKEAQRTSRSRQPTESVCVMNHGVPTTMCVNHKATSPT; this is translated from the exons ATGGGCCAAGGCGACGAAAAGGATCGCATAGTGATCAACGTAGGAGGGATAAAGCATCAGACCTACCGCGGTACTCTGCGCACCTTGCCTGGCACTCGGCTTGCCTGGCTTGCCGAGCCTGATGCCCCGAACAACTTCGACTATGATGCCAAGATCGGGGAGTTCTTCTTCGATCGCCACCCGGGCGTCTTTGCACACATCCTCAATTACTACCGGACGGGAAAACTGCACTGTCCAGCGGATGTGTGCGGGCCATTATACGAGGAGGAACTAGCGTTCTGGGGCATTGATGAGACTGACGTAGAACCATGTTGTTGGATGACATACCGACAACATCGGGAAGCCGAAGAGGCTCTAGTTAGCTTCGGAGGGGGAGCTCTTGATATTGGTCATGAGGAACCAGAGGCCGACGGTATTACAGAAGCGGCAGAAGGGGATGAGGGGGTTGAAATGACTCGGAGACTGGCGCAAGGGGACTCGCCCGATAACAGATCCGGGCGCTGGAACCGCTGGCAGAAGAAGATATGGGCGCTCTTTGAGGATCCGTATTCCTCGAAATACGCGCGG TGGATAGCATTTGCGTCTCTGTTCTTCATCCTGGTGTCCATCACAACTTTCTGTCTGGAGACTCATGAGGCCTTCAACCCCATAATCAACCGCACAGAGATTGAAGTGGTGGACAATGTGACCGTGGAGCACATTTACCCTGAGACAGAGACCATGGTGCAGCTCATGTACATCGAGGGCATCTGTGTCATATGGTTCACCTTTGAGTTCCTCATACGAGTCACATTCTGTCCTGACAAACTCAAATTCATAAAAAATGCCCTCAACATCATTGACTTTGTGGCCATCCTACCCTTCTACCTGGAAGTGGGACTGAGTGGCCTCTCCTCCAAGGCAGCAAAAGACGTGCTGGGCTTCCTGCGCGTGGTGCGCTTTGTCCGGATTCTGCGCATCTTCAAGTTGACACGCCACTTTGTGGGTCTGCGGGTGCTTGGGCACACGCTCCGTGCCAGCACCAATGAgttcatcctcctcatcatcttcctcGCACTCGGGGTCCTCATCTTTGCCACCATGATTTACTATGCCGAACGTATTGGAGCCAACCCCAATGATCCTCGCGctagtgaacacacacattttaagaaCATCCCTATTGGCTTCTGGTGGGCTGTGGTTACGATGACAACACTTGGATATGGTGACATGTATCCTCAGACGACCTCAGGCATGTTGGTGGGTGCTCTTTGCGCTCTGGCTGGTGTATTGACCATCGCCATGCCTGTGCCTGTCATTGTCAACAACTTTGGCATGTATTACTCCCTGGCAatggcaaaacaaaaactaccaaagaaaaagagcaagcaCATCCCTCGGGCACCCCAGCTGGGATCCCCCAACTACTGTAAGTCGGCCATTAATTCTCCAAGACCCAGTACACGCAGTGATTCCTGCCCGCTGGCCCAGGAAGAAGTCTCTGAGATTAGATATCAAG ATTTTAAAGTTAATGGAGAGGCATCTAAAGCAGCCTTGGCTAATGAGGACTGTCCCCACATTGACCAGGCAGTGTCACCCGAGGAAGTGTTCAGCCCTGTGGACCGTGAGAGACCCTGCTTCCTGCTCACCTCTGGAGAACGGGGTAATCACATAGGGGCACGAGTCAGGAAGG aaGCCCAGCGAACGAGCCGAAGCAGACAACCAacagagtcagtgtgtgttatgAACCATGGTGTGCCAACCACTATGTGTGTCAACCATAAAGCCACATCTCCCACCTGA
- the kcnc1b gene encoding potassium voltage-gated channel subfamily C member 1b isoform X1, giving the protein MGQGDEKDRIVINVGGIKHQTYRGTLRTLPGTRLAWLAEPDAPNNFDYDAKIGEFFFDRHPGVFAHILNYYRTGKLHCPADVCGPLYEEELAFWGIDETDVEPCCWMTYRQHREAEEALVSFGGGALDIGHEEPEADGITEAAEGDEGVEMTRRLAQGDSPDNRSGRWNRWQKKIWALFEDPYSSKYARWIAFASLFFILVSITTFCLETHEAFNPIINRTEIEVVDNVTVEHIYPETETMVQLMYIEGICVIWFTFEFLIRVTFCPDKLKFIKNALNIIDFVAILPFYLEVGLSGLSSKAAKDVLGFLRVVRFVRILRIFKLTRHFVGLRVLGHTLRASTNEFILLIIFLALGVLIFATMIYYAERIGANPNDPRASEHTHFKNIPIGFWWAVVTMTTLGYGDMYPQTTSGMLVGALCALAGVLTIAMPVPVIVNNFGMYYSLAMAKQKLPKKKSKHIPRAPQLGSPNYCKSAINSPRPSTRSDSCPLAQEEVSEIRYQDFKVNGEASKAALANEDCPHIDQAVSPEEVFSPVDRERPCFLLTSGERGNHIGARVRKGYEKPWSHSSMSGGVASVSALPCSPPCLMQQAHSPIPSIL; this is encoded by the exons ATGGGCCAAGGCGACGAAAAGGATCGCATAGTGATCAACGTAGGAGGGATAAAGCATCAGACCTACCGCGGTACTCTGCGCACCTTGCCTGGCACTCGGCTTGCCTGGCTTGCCGAGCCTGATGCCCCGAACAACTTCGACTATGATGCCAAGATCGGGGAGTTCTTCTTCGATCGCCACCCGGGCGTCTTTGCACACATCCTCAATTACTACCGGACGGGAAAACTGCACTGTCCAGCGGATGTGTGCGGGCCATTATACGAGGAGGAACTAGCGTTCTGGGGCATTGATGAGACTGACGTAGAACCATGTTGTTGGATGACATACCGACAACATCGGGAAGCCGAAGAGGCTCTAGTTAGCTTCGGAGGGGGAGCTCTTGATATTGGTCATGAGGAACCAGAGGCCGACGGTATTACAGAAGCGGCAGAAGGGGATGAGGGGGTTGAAATGACTCGGAGACTGGCGCAAGGGGACTCGCCCGATAACAGATCCGGGCGCTGGAACCGCTGGCAGAAGAAGATATGGGCGCTCTTTGAGGATCCGTATTCCTCGAAATACGCGCGG TGGATAGCATTTGCGTCTCTGTTCTTCATCCTGGTGTCCATCACAACTTTCTGTCTGGAGACTCATGAGGCCTTCAACCCCATAATCAACCGCACAGAGATTGAAGTGGTGGACAATGTGACCGTGGAGCACATTTACCCTGAGACAGAGACCATGGTGCAGCTCATGTACATCGAGGGCATCTGTGTCATATGGTTCACCTTTGAGTTCCTCATACGAGTCACATTCTGTCCTGACAAACTCAAATTCATAAAAAATGCCCTCAACATCATTGACTTTGTGGCCATCCTACCCTTCTACCTGGAAGTGGGACTGAGTGGCCTCTCCTCCAAGGCAGCAAAAGACGTGCTGGGCTTCCTGCGCGTGGTGCGCTTTGTCCGGATTCTGCGCATCTTCAAGTTGACACGCCACTTTGTGGGTCTGCGGGTGCTTGGGCACACGCTCCGTGCCAGCACCAATGAgttcatcctcctcatcatcttcctcGCACTCGGGGTCCTCATCTTTGCCACCATGATTTACTATGCCGAACGTATTGGAGCCAACCCCAATGATCCTCGCGctagtgaacacacacattttaagaaCATCCCTATTGGCTTCTGGTGGGCTGTGGTTACGATGACAACACTTGGATATGGTGACATGTATCCTCAGACGACCTCAGGCATGTTGGTGGGTGCTCTTTGCGCTCTGGCTGGTGTATTGACCATCGCCATGCCTGTGCCTGTCATTGTCAACAACTTTGGCATGTATTACTCCCTGGCAatggcaaaacaaaaactaccaaagaaaaagagcaagcaCATCCCTCGGGCACCCCAGCTGGGATCCCCCAACTACTGTAAGTCGGCCATTAATTCTCCAAGACCCAGTACACGCAGTGATTCCTGCCCGCTGGCCCAGGAAGAAGTCTCTGAGATTAGATATCAAG ATTTTAAAGTTAATGGAGAGGCATCTAAAGCAGCCTTGGCTAATGAGGACTGTCCCCACATTGACCAGGCAGTGTCACCCGAGGAAGTGTTCAGCCCTGTGGACCGTGAGAGACCCTGCTTCCTGCTCACCTCTGGAGAACGGGGTAATCACATAGGGGCACGAGTCAGGAAGG GTTATGAAAAGCCATGGAGCCATAGCAGCATGTCTGGAGGTGTGGCCTCAGTGTCGGCCCTCCCCTGCAGCCCGCCCTGTCTCATGCAACAGGCCCACTCCCCCATCCCATCCATCCTGTAG